From a region of the Enterobacter sp. JBIWA008 genome:
- a CDS encoding glucan biosynthesis protein, giving the protein MNRRRFLKGSLAVAALSGTSGLASLFSKAAYATDSDIADGQSRRFDFSVLQSMAHDLAKTPWGGAPRPLPETLATMTPQAYNAIRYDEKQSLWNNIEGRQLDVQFFHMGMGFRRLVRMFSLDQSTSMAREIHFRPELFSYGETGVDTKQLEGQSDLGFAGFRAFKAPELARRDIVSFLGASYFRAVDDTYQYGLSARGLAVDTFTDTPEEFPDFTSFWFETVKPGDTTFTVYTLLDSPSITGAYKFVIHCEKSQVIMEVENHLYARKDIKQLGIAPMTSMFSCGNNERRMCDTIHPQIHDSDRLAMWRGNGEWICRPLNNPQKLQFNAYMDKNPKGFGLLQLDRDFSHYQDVMGWYNKRPSLWVEPRNDWGKGAVGLMEIPTTGETLDNVVCFWQPEKTVKAGDELDFKYRLYWSAMPPVRSPLANVFATRTGMGGFPEGWAPGENYPKVWARRFAIDFVGGDLKAAAPKGIEPVITLSSGEAKQVEILYVEPFDGYRILFDWYPTSDSTEPVDMRLFLRCQGDAISETWLYQYFPPAPDKRNYVDDRIMR; this is encoded by the coding sequence TACCGACTCTGACATTGCTGACGGTCAGAGTCGTCGTTTTGACTTCTCTGTACTGCAATCCATGGCGCATGACCTGGCGAAAACCCCGTGGGGTGGCGCGCCGCGCCCGCTGCCGGAGACGCTGGCAACTATGACGCCGCAGGCGTACAACGCCATCCGCTACGATGAAAAACAGTCACTGTGGAATAACATCGAAGGGCGCCAGCTGGACGTGCAGTTCTTCCATATGGGGATGGGGTTCCGCCGCCTCGTGCGGATGTTCTCGCTGGACCAGTCGACCTCAATGGCGCGCGAGATCCACTTCCGCCCTGAACTGTTCAGCTACGGTGAAACGGGTGTGGATACCAAACAGCTGGAAGGGCAAAGCGATCTTGGCTTTGCGGGCTTCCGCGCATTTAAGGCGCCTGAACTGGCGCGTCGCGATATCGTCTCTTTCCTGGGCGCGAGCTATTTCCGCGCGGTGGATGACACCTACCAGTACGGCCTTTCCGCGCGCGGTCTGGCGGTAGATACCTTTACCGACACCCCGGAAGAGTTCCCGGACTTTACCTCCTTCTGGTTTGAAACCGTCAAACCCGGCGACACGACATTTACCGTCTATACGCTGCTGGACAGCCCGAGCATCACCGGCGCCTATAAGTTCGTGATCCACTGCGAGAAGAGCCAGGTGATTATGGAGGTGGAAAATCACCTTTACGCACGCAAGGACATCAAGCAGCTCGGCATCGCGCCGATGACCAGCATGTTCAGCTGCGGCAATAACGAACGCCGCATGTGTGACACCATTCACCCGCAAATTCATGACTCCGACCGCCTGGCAATGTGGCGCGGCAACGGGGAATGGATCTGTCGTCCGCTGAACAACCCGCAGAAGCTGCAGTTTAACGCCTATATGGACAAAAACCCGAAAGGGTTCGGCCTGCTGCAGCTCGACCGCGATTTCTCGCACTATCAGGACGTGATGGGCTGGTATAACAAACGCCCGAGCCTGTGGGTTGAACCGCGTAACGACTGGGGTAAAGGCGCGGTTGGCCTGATGGAGATCCCGACCACCGGCGAAACGCTGGATAACGTGGTCTGCTTCTGGCAGCCGGAAAAAACGGTCAAAGCGGGCGACGAGCTGGACTTCAAATATCGCCTCTACTGGAGCGCCATGCCGCCGGTGCGCTCCCCGCTGGCCAACGTCTTCGCCACCCGTACCGGCATGGGCGGGTTCCCGGAAGGCTGGGCACCGGGCGAAAATTACCCGAAAGTGTGGGCCCGCCGCTTTGCTATCGACTTCGTTGGTGGCGACCTGAAGGCCGCTGCGCCAAAAGGCATTGAGCCGGTGATTACGCTCTCCAGCGGCGAAGCGAAGCAGGTTGAGATCCTCTACGTTGAGCCGTTTGATGGCTATCGCATTCTGTTTGACTGGTATCCAACTTCGGATTCCACGGAGCCGGTGGATATGCGCCTGTTTCTGCGCTGCCAGGGCGATGCAATCAGTGAAACCTGGCTGTACCAGTATTTCCCGCCAGCGCCGGATAAACGTAACTACGTTGACGACCGGATAATGCGTTAA
- a CDS encoding EamA family transporter, producing the protein MNAFLYGLVVVIWGTTWIAIFLQQAPVAAPVSIFWRFAVASLTMMVVLIALRRLRTLKLRDHLFCILQGCCVFCFNFWCFYTAASHINTGLESVIFSMAVLYNAINSFIFFGQRPPTRFWTAAALGLIGIVTLFWDDLLASGWSASLLTGIGLSALGTYGFSLGNMISMRHQRRGLETMTTNAWAMLYGTLVMGCIALVRGDSFAPEWTISYIGALLYLALFGSVIAFGAYFTLVGRIGPGKAAYSTLLFPLVALSISTVYEGYVWHINGIVGLLLILGGNMVMFTKPETWFRRLRMA; encoded by the coding sequence ATGAACGCATTTTTATACGGACTGGTGGTGGTCATCTGGGGAACCACCTGGATTGCGATTTTCCTGCAGCAGGCGCCCGTGGCGGCACCCGTCTCTATTTTCTGGCGTTTCGCCGTCGCCAGCCTCACGATGATGGTAGTGTTAATCGCCCTGCGCCGCCTGCGCACGCTGAAGCTGCGGGATCACCTCTTTTGTATTCTCCAGGGATGCTGCGTTTTCTGCTTTAACTTCTGGTGTTTTTACACCGCAGCCTCGCACATCAACACCGGTCTGGAATCGGTGATCTTCTCTATGGCCGTGCTCTATAACGCCATTAACAGCTTTATTTTCTTTGGGCAGCGCCCGCCGACGCGATTCTGGACGGCGGCGGCCCTTGGGCTGATCGGGATCGTCACCCTCTTCTGGGACGATCTTCTGGCCAGCGGCTGGAGCGCGTCGCTCCTGACCGGGATTGGTCTTTCCGCGCTCGGTACCTACGGCTTCTCGCTGGGCAATATGATCAGCATGCGCCATCAGCGTAGAGGCCTTGAAACCATGACCACCAACGCCTGGGCGATGCTTTACGGTACGCTGGTGATGGGCTGCATTGCCCTGGTCAGAGGCGACAGCTTCGCACCAGAGTGGACCATCAGCTACATTGGTGCGCTGCTCTATCTGGCCCTGTTTGGTTCGGTCATTGCCTTTGGCGCCTACTTCACGCTGGTCGGACGTATCGGTCCGGGTAAAGCGGCCTACAGTACGCTGCTCTTCCCGCTGGTGGCGCTATCCATCTCCACGGTGTATGAAGGCTACGTCTGGCATATCAACGGCATAGTGGGATTATTGCTGATTCTGGGGGGAAATATGGTGATGTTTACCAAACCAGAAACCTGGTTCAGGCGCTTACGAATGGCGTAA
- the pepT gene encoding peptidase T: protein MGSPLSRQLTHRFFRYLAIASQSDPKVKTLPSTPGQHDMARELAQELAQLGLDDIVIDEFATVTAVKKGNVPGAPRIGFITHIDTVDVGLSPNIHPQILMFTGKDLCLNKEKDIWLRVKEHPEILAYPNEEIIFSDGTSVLGADNKSAVTVVMTVLENLTAEHRHGDIVVAFVPDEEIGLNGAKALDLRRFDVDFAWTIDCCELGEIVYENFNAAAAEIRFTGVTAHPMSAKGVLVNPLLMATDYINHFDRQQTPECTEGREGYIWFNGIQAGQNEAILKANIRDFDKDNFAARKQQIADAAALIAAQHPTARVDYRIEDTYSNISNAIGEDRRAIDLMFEAMDSLGITPKPTPMRGGTDGAALSAKGLLTPNFFTGAHNFHSKFEFLPLSSFEASYNTALQICLLAAR from the coding sequence ATGGGCTCGCCGCTTTCCAGACAATTAACGCACCGTTTTTTCCGCTATCTCGCGATTGCCAGCCAGAGCGATCCCAAAGTTAAAACCCTGCCCTCAACGCCGGGCCAGCACGACATGGCGCGGGAACTGGCGCAGGAGCTGGCGCAGCTGGGGTTAGACGACATTGTAATTGATGAATTCGCCACGGTAACGGCGGTAAAAAAAGGCAACGTGCCCGGTGCGCCGCGCATCGGCTTTATTACCCATATTGATACCGTGGACGTGGGATTATCACCGAATATTCATCCACAAATATTAATGTTTACCGGTAAAGATCTCTGTCTGAATAAAGAGAAAGACATCTGGCTGCGGGTTAAGGAGCATCCTGAAATTCTGGCTTATCCGAATGAGGAGATTATTTTCAGCGACGGAACCAGCGTATTGGGCGCGGATAATAAATCGGCGGTCACGGTGGTCATGACGGTGCTGGAAAACCTGACGGCGGAACATCGGCACGGGGATATCGTCGTGGCGTTTGTGCCTGACGAAGAGATCGGCCTGAACGGTGCCAAGGCGCTGGACCTTAGGCGCTTTGACGTCGACTTCGCCTGGACCATCGACTGCTGCGAACTGGGGGAAATTGTCTATGAGAACTTTAATGCGGCAGCCGCTGAAATCCGCTTTACCGGCGTGACGGCGCACCCGATGTCCGCCAAAGGCGTGCTGGTGAATCCTCTGCTGATGGCGACTGACTACATCAACCATTTTGATCGTCAGCAAACGCCAGAGTGCACCGAGGGACGTGAAGGCTATATCTGGTTTAACGGCATTCAGGCCGGGCAGAACGAGGCCATTCTTAAGGCCAACATCCGCGATTTTGACAAGGACAACTTTGCTGCCCGCAAGCAGCAGATTGCCGACGCTGCCGCGCTGATTGCCGCCCAACACCCAACGGCCAGGGTGGACTATCGCATTGAAGATACCTACAGCAATATCAGCAATGCGATTGGCGAAGACCGACGCGCCATCGACCTGATGTTTGAGGCGATGGACTCACTCGGCATCACGCCGAAACCGACGCCGATGCGCGGCGGCACCGACGGCGCGGCGCTCTCGGCAAAAGGGCTGCTCACGCCGAACTTCTTCACCGGCGCGCATAACTTCCACTCGAAGTTTGAATTCCTGCCGCTGTCATCGTTCGAGGCGTCTTACAACACTGCGCTGCAGATCTGCCTGCTGGCCGCGCGTTAA
- the rimL gene encoding 50S ribosomal protein L7/L12-serine acetyltransferase has protein sequence MTAAKSEVIPVSDALELRAVEERYTADLHNLVVKNKIFLQTAFDWAQHAGSEEDTRRNVQSNQMLHQRGYAKMFLIFKSDELVGVLSFNTIEPANKAGYIGYWLDEGHQGQGILSRSLQAFMRYYVERGEIRRFVIKCRVDNQHSNSVAVRNGFTLEGCLREAEYLNGRFDDVNIYGKIYTL, from the coding sequence ATGACCGCAGCAAAATCCGAAGTTATCCCGGTATCTGACGCTCTCGAGCTTCGCGCCGTCGAAGAGCGCTACACCGCCGATCTGCACAATCTCGTCGTCAAAAACAAAATCTTCCTGCAAACCGCCTTTGACTGGGCGCAGCACGCGGGCAGCGAAGAGGATACCCGCCGCAACGTGCAGAGTAACCAGATGCTGCACCAGCGCGGCTACGCCAAAATGTTTTTGATCTTCAAGAGCGATGAACTGGTCGGCGTGCTGTCGTTCAATACGATTGAACCAGCTAACAAAGCCGGGTACATCGGCTACTGGCTGGATGAAGGCCACCAGGGGCAGGGCATTCTCTCCCGGTCACTGCAGGCGTTTATGCGCTACTACGTCGAACGCGGTGAGATCCGCCGTTTTGTGATCAAATGTCGGGTGGACAATCAGCACAGCAACAGCGTTGCCGTGCGCAACGGTTTTACGCTGGAAGGGTGCCTGCGGGAAGCTGAATACCTGAATGGCCGCTTTGACGATGTGAATATCTACGGCAAGATTTATACCCTATAA
- a CDS encoding benzoate/H(+) symporter BenE family transporter, whose amino-acid sequence MRPTSHLVPVALAGFVAVLVGYASSAAIIWQAAAAAGASAQQIAGWMTALGVGMGVSTLALSWWYKAPVLTAWSTPGAALLATSLHGVTLPETIGVFIFANALILLCGITGLFARLMRMIPHSLAAAMLAGVLLQFGLHAFAHLEGHFLLCGSMIAAWLLAKALAPRYAIVVTLLVGGIVAWAGGDVVTDKLALSLVMPEFIAPSFTFTSLVSIGLPFFLVTMASQNAPGFATMKASGYPLAVSPLIVVTGALALLLSPFGVFSICIAAITAAICQSPDAHPDADKRWLAAIAAGGFYLLAGIFGGSITGLMAALPLSWIQTLAGLALLGTISGSLYQALSHEAERDAAIVTFLMTASGVTILGIGSAFWGLVLGGVCYALFSRARRA is encoded by the coding sequence ATGCGCCCTACCTCTCACCTTGTTCCAGTCGCACTGGCTGGATTTGTGGCCGTGCTGGTCGGTTACGCCAGCTCGGCCGCCATCATCTGGCAGGCCGCCGCTGCGGCTGGTGCCAGCGCACAGCAGATTGCGGGCTGGATGACCGCGCTGGGTGTTGGGATGGGCGTCAGCACGCTGGCGCTTTCCTGGTGGTACAAAGCGCCGGTGCTGACCGCCTGGTCAACGCCCGGCGCGGCGCTGCTCGCAACAAGCCTGCACGGCGTGACGCTGCCGGAAACCATCGGCGTGTTCATCTTTGCTAACGCGCTCATTTTACTTTGCGGCATCACCGGGCTCTTCGCCCGTCTGATGAGGATGATCCCCCATTCGCTTGCTGCCGCCATGCTGGCAGGGGTGTTGCTACAGTTTGGCCTGCACGCGTTTGCGCATCTTGAGGGACATTTTCTGCTGTGCGGCAGCATGATTGCGGCGTGGCTGCTGGCAAAAGCGCTGGCCCCGCGCTACGCCATCGTGGTCACGCTGCTGGTCGGCGGTATCGTGGCATGGGCGGGAGGTGACGTTGTCACTGATAAGCTCGCGCTCTCCCTTGTGATGCCTGAGTTTATTGCGCCCTCGTTTACCTTCACCAGTCTGGTGAGTATTGGCTTGCCCTTCTTCCTGGTGACCATGGCATCGCAAAACGCGCCGGGTTTCGCCACGATGAAAGCCTCCGGTTACCCGCTGGCAGTCTCACCGCTCATCGTCGTTACGGGTGCGCTGGCGCTGCTGCTTTCCCCTTTTGGCGTCTTTTCTATCTGTATCGCGGCCATTACTGCCGCCATTTGCCAAAGTCCGGATGCGCACCCGGACGCCGATAAACGCTGGCTGGCGGCCATCGCAGCCGGAGGGTTTTATCTGCTGGCGGGGATTTTCGGCGGCTCGATTACCGGGCTGATGGCCGCTCTGCCGCTCAGCTGGATCCAGACGCTCGCCGGTCTGGCGCTGCTGGGCACCATCAGCGGGAGTTTATATCAGGCGCTGAGCCACGAGGCGGAGCGCGACGCGGCCATCGTCACGTTTCTGATGACCGCAAGCGGCGTCACGATCCTCGGCATCGGTTCGGCATTCTGGGGACTGGTGCTGGGCGGCGTCTGCTATGCCCTGTTTTCACGCGCTCGCCGCGCGTAG
- a CDS encoding DUF3313 domain-containing protein has product MRTQTFLKVAVLTGLLALAGCSSKVAAPEQYSGFLKDYSGLQQTTSSTGKPTLRWVDPSYNEANYDSILWTPITYYPTPKPTTQIGQKTLDELLNYTNTKMKTAIGTRKPIVTTPGKRSLIFRGAITGVSSQKEGLQFYEVVPVALVVAGTQMATGHRTMDTHLFFEGELIDAATNKPVMKVVRKGEGKDLNNESTPMTFATLKQVVDDMATDATMFDVKKTAK; this is encoded by the coding sequence ATGCGTACTCAAACTTTTTTAAAAGTTGCAGTGCTTACTGGTCTGTTGGCGCTGGCGGGCTGTTCTTCAAAAGTCGCCGCTCCCGAACAATACTCCGGCTTTTTAAAAGATTACTCAGGCTTACAACAGACAACGTCTTCGACGGGAAAACCAACGCTGCGTTGGGTTGACCCTTCCTATAACGAAGCGAATTACGACAGTATTCTCTGGACGCCGATTACTTATTATCCAACGCCAAAACCAACCACTCAAATTGGGCAAAAAACCCTTGATGAGCTGTTGAATTACACCAATACCAAAATGAAAACGGCTATTGGTACGCGTAAGCCAATTGTGACCACGCCGGGTAAACGCAGCCTGATTTTCCGCGGTGCAATTACCGGGGTGAGTTCGCAGAAAGAGGGTCTGCAGTTCTATGAAGTGGTGCCGGTCGCGCTGGTGGTGGCGGGTACGCAGATGGCAACCGGGCATCGCACCATGGACACGCATCTCTTCTTTGAAGGTGAGCTGATCGATGCGGCCACCAACAAACCGGTCATGAAGGTGGTGCGTAAAGGCGAAGGTAAAGATCTGAACAACGAAAGTACGCCAATGACCTTTGCGACGCTGAAGCAGGTTGTTGATGATATGGCAACGGATGCCACCATGTTTGATGTGAAAAAAACCGCTAAATAA
- a CDS encoding helix-turn-helix transcriptional regulator codes for MSYAYDTFETLCQQNAVLRETVSLNSGIQLAAWYNKHDTITVKSNHHTLSLYVADGYESYQKTPGGWKNGGGPDRFCLMPKESESTWDIRDDLSFVHLYCTDEHLRDVGERIWDKRPLSLTLDERIFGSDPKITALYRQFLLGCDWQQHANQLTLSTASTLLLTHLLQNYSNVQWKLPVVTGGLSPFVLRNVLAFIEENLGQPLTLAELAAQAALSEYHFARMFRQSMGLAPHQYVMQRRMEKAKALVQHTATPLTDIALACGFNSASHFSNRFRSVMGITPSQLRAASA; via the coding sequence ATGTCTTACGCTTACGATACCTTTGAAACGCTTTGCCAACAGAATGCGGTCCTGCGGGAAACCGTCTCGCTGAATTCGGGTATTCAGCTGGCAGCGTGGTACAACAAGCACGATACGATAACGGTAAAAAGTAACCATCATACCCTGAGCCTGTACGTGGCGGACGGCTACGAAAGCTATCAAAAAACGCCGGGCGGCTGGAAGAACGGCGGGGGACCGGACCGTTTCTGCCTGATGCCAAAAGAGAGCGAATCGACGTGGGATATCCGTGACGATCTGTCGTTTGTGCATCTCTACTGCACCGATGAACACCTGCGTGACGTGGGGGAAAGGATCTGGGACAAGCGGCCGCTTTCGCTGACGCTGGACGAGCGCATTTTTGGTAGCGATCCGAAGATCACCGCGCTGTATCGCCAGTTTTTGCTCGGCTGCGACTGGCAGCAGCACGCCAACCAGCTCACCCTGAGCACGGCCTCTACGCTGCTCCTGACCCATCTGCTGCAAAACTACTCTAACGTTCAGTGGAAGCTGCCGGTCGTCACCGGCGGGCTATCGCCGTTCGTGCTACGCAACGTGCTGGCCTTTATCGAAGAGAACCTGGGCCAGCCCCTGACGCTGGCTGAACTGGCAGCGCAGGCCGCCCTCAGCGAATACCATTTTGCCCGCATGTTCCGCCAGTCGATGGGGCTGGCGCCGCATCAGTACGTGATGCAGAGGCGAATGGAAAAAGCAAAGGCTCTGGTGCAGCACACGGCGACGCCGCTGACGGACATCGCCCTTGCCTGCGGGTTTAACTCCGCCAGCCACTTCAGCAACCGCTTTCGCAGCGTTATGGGGATCACGCCTTCCCAGCTACGCGCGGCGAGCGCGTGA
- the tehB gene encoding tellurite resistance methyltransferase TehB: MTVDENYFTEKYGLTRTHSEVVYSAGIVKPGKTLDLGCGNGRNSLYLAANGYDVTAWDKNPMSIDNIERIKAEEGIDNLRTAIKDLNNLSFDGEYDFILSTVVLMFLESKTIPGLIANMQRCTKPGGYNLIVAAMDTADYPCTVGFPFAFKSGELSNYYEAWELLKYNEDVGELHRTDENGNRIKLRFATLLARKPA, translated from the coding sequence ATGACCGTCGACGAGAATTACTTTACAGAGAAATATGGCTTAACCCGTACACACTCAGAGGTGGTGTACAGCGCCGGGATCGTGAAACCGGGTAAAACCCTGGATCTGGGCTGCGGCAATGGCCGCAACAGCCTTTATCTGGCGGCCAACGGCTATGATGTGACCGCGTGGGACAAGAACCCGATGAGCATCGACAATATCGAGCGCATCAAGGCGGAAGAAGGGATCGATAACCTCCGCACGGCGATTAAAGATCTCAACAACCTGAGTTTTGACGGCGAGTACGATTTCATTCTTTCCACCGTGGTGCTGATGTTCCTGGAGTCAAAAACCATCCCGGGACTTATTGCCAACATGCAGCGCTGCACCAAACCCGGCGGCTACAACCTGATTGTTGCCGCGATGGACACGGCGGATTACCCATGCACCGTCGGCTTCCCGTTTGCGTTCAAAAGCGGCGAGCTGAGCAACTACTATGAAGCCTGGGAGTTGCTCAAATACAACGAAGACGTTGGCGAACTGCACCGCACCGATGAAAACGGTAACCGCATTAAGCTGCGCTTTGCCACCCTGCTCGCACGTAAGCCCGCTTAA
- the ydcK gene encoding YdcK family protein: MNKYRLSDETRLWQWKNGETTHTTTLRQIIATADFNDVTAGTRGGWIDDARALAQDGDCWIYDENSVVFAGATVSGNARLTLPCTISHDAHISGSCWLDAAEVSHGARISDNVTIQQSCVRGECHIFGEARVLHHSVVIAAKGLTPDHDQILKIYDKATVSQSRIVHQAQIYGEAMVNFAFVEHRAEIFDNAILEGNDLNNVWVCDCAKVYGNARVIAGFDDDAIPTVRYSSQIAENAVVEGNCVIKHHVLIGGQAWLRGGPIMLDDKVVIQGRARISGDVLIEHRIEITDDAVIEAFAGESIHLRGEKVINGDQRITRTPLLGAL; this comes from the coding sequence ATGAACAAATATCGCCTTAGCGACGAAACACGCCTCTGGCAATGGAAAAACGGCGAAACGACCCACACGACAACCTTACGGCAAATCATCGCCACGGCGGATTTTAACGATGTCACGGCCGGCACGAGAGGCGGCTGGATTGATGACGCGCGTGCCCTAGCGCAGGACGGCGACTGCTGGATCTACGACGAAAACAGCGTGGTGTTCGCCGGTGCAACCGTGTCTGGCAACGCGCGTCTTACCCTGCCGTGCACCATCAGCCACGATGCGCATATCAGCGGCAGCTGCTGGCTGGACGCGGCAGAAGTCAGTCACGGCGCACGAATAAGTGACAACGTCACCATCCAGCAATCCTGCGTACGCGGCGAGTGCCATATTTTCGGCGAAGCTCGTGTATTGCATCACAGCGTGGTGATTGCCGCCAAAGGGCTGACGCCGGACCATGACCAGATTCTGAAAATCTATGATAAGGCGACCGTCAGCCAGTCGCGCATTGTTCACCAGGCGCAAATCTACGGTGAGGCGATGGTTAATTTTGCCTTTGTTGAGCACCGCGCCGAAATATTCGATAACGCCATTCTTGAAGGTAACGATCTGAACAACGTCTGGGTGTGCGACTGCGCAAAAGTCTATGGCAACGCCCGCGTGATTGCCGGCTTTGACGACGATGCCATCCCGACGGTGCGCTACAGCTCTCAGATTGCGGAAAATGCCGTGGTGGAAGGAAACTGCGTCATCAAGCACCACGTCCTGATTGGCGGTCAGGCATGGCTGCGCGGCGGGCCGATCATGCTGGACGATAAGGTGGTGATCCAGGGACGCGCGCGGATAAGCGGGGATGTGCTCATCGAGCACCGGATTGAAATCACCGACGATGCGGTCATCGAAGCCTTTGCCGGGGAGAGCATTCACCTGCGCGGCGAAAAGGTGATTAACGGCGACCAGCGCATCACCCGCACCCCGCTGCTCGGTGCGTTATAG
- a CDS encoding ABC transporter substrate-binding protein — protein sequence MKSKLTTIALALAALTVSSTVAAKTLVYCSEGSPENFNPQLYTSGTSVDASAVPVYNRLVDFKPGTTEMVPSLAERWDISDDGKVYTFYLRKGVKFQSNKSFTPTRDFNADDVIFSFMRQKDVNHPYHNVSNGSYSNFESLEFGSLITGIDKVDDHTVRFTLAHPEAPFVADLAWYFASILSAEYADAMLKAGTPEKVDMEPIGTGPFKLAQYQKDSRILFTAFADYWQGKSKLDRLVFSITPDASVRFAKIEKNECQVMPFPNPADLPRMKANKEINLMSKAGLNTGFLAFNTQKPPLDNVKVRQALAMAINKPAIIDAVFHGTGTAAKNLLPPGVWSADSELKDYDYDPEKAKALLKEAGFASGVSVDLWAMPVQRPYNPNAKRMAEMIQADWAKVGVQTKIVTYEWGEYLKRVKGGEHQAALMGWTTATGDPDNFFGPLFTCTSANGGSNSAKWCYKPFDKIIAEAKSTTDRDKRVALYKQAQQMMHDQMPAVMIAHSTIFEPVRREVTGYEIDPFGKHLFWQLDINQ from the coding sequence ATGAAAAGCAAACTCACAACTATAGCGCTGGCGCTTGCTGCACTCACGGTCAGTTCCACCGTTGCCGCGAAAACGCTGGTGTATTGCTCCGAAGGATCGCCGGAAAACTTTAATCCTCAGCTATACACCTCGGGAACCAGCGTGGACGCCAGCGCCGTGCCGGTCTATAACCGGCTGGTCGATTTCAAACCCGGCACCACGGAGATGGTGCCGAGCCTGGCGGAGCGCTGGGATATCAGCGACGACGGCAAGGTTTATACCTTCTATCTGCGTAAAGGCGTCAAATTCCAGAGCAATAAATCCTTTACGCCGACCCGCGACTTTAACGCCGACGACGTGATTTTCTCGTTTATGCGGCAGAAAGACGTGAATCATCCTTACCACAACGTCTCTAACGGCAGCTATTCCAACTTCGAAAGTCTGGAGTTTGGCAGCCTGATTACCGGGATTGATAAAGTGGATGACCACACCGTGCGCTTTACGCTGGCACACCCGGAAGCGCCGTTTGTCGCCGATCTGGCCTGGTATTTTGCCTCGATCCTGTCCGCGGAATATGCCGACGCGATGCTCAAAGCGGGCACGCCGGAAAAGGTGGATATGGAGCCTATAGGTACCGGACCGTTTAAGCTGGCGCAGTATCAGAAGGATTCGCGGATCCTGTTTACGGCATTCGCAGACTACTGGCAGGGGAAATCGAAGCTGGATCGGCTGGTGTTTAGCATCACACCGGATGCCTCCGTGCGTTTTGCCAAAATTGAGAAGAACGAATGTCAGGTGATGCCGTTCCCGAACCCGGCGGACCTGCCGCGCATGAAGGCGAACAAAGAGATCAACCTGATGAGCAAAGCCGGACTGAATACCGGTTTTCTGGCTTTCAATACCCAAAAGCCGCCGCTGGATAACGTAAAAGTCCGTCAGGCGCTGGCGATGGCCATCAATAAACCGGCCATTATTGACGCGGTGTTCCATGGCACCGGCACCGCGGCGAAGAACCTGCTGCCGCCGGGCGTCTGGAGCGCAGACAGCGAGCTTAAAGATTACGATTACGATCCCGAAAAGGCGAAAGCGCTGCTGAAAGAGGCCGGTTTTGCCAGCGGCGTGAGCGTCGACCTGTGGGCGATGCCGGTGCAGCGTCCGTACAATCCGAATGCGAAGCGCATGGCGGAGATGATTCAGGCCGACTGGGCGAAAGTCGGCGTACAGACCAAAATCGTCACCTATGAATGGGGCGAATACCTTAAGCGCGTGAAGGGCGGCGAACATCAGGCCGCGCTGATGGGCTGGACGACGGCCACCGGCGATCCGGATAACTTCTTTGGTCCGCTGTTTACGTGCACCTCGGCAAACGGTGGGTCAAATTCGGCGAAATGGTGCTATAAGCCCTTTGATAAAATTATTGCGGAAGCAAAATCAACGACCGATCGCGATAAACGCGTGGCGCTGTATAAACAGGCTCAGCAGATGATGCATGACCAGATGCCCGCGGTGATGATTGCGCACTCAACCATTTTCGAACCGGTGCGCAGGGAGGTGACGGGCTACGAAATCGACCCGTTTGGCAAACATCTGTTCTGGCAACTGGATATAAATCAGTAG